The Stigmatella aurantiaca DW4/3-1 genome contains the following window.
GACGGCGCTGTTCGAATTGTTTGAATACATCCGATGTTATCGCGAGCACCCCCGGGTGGAGGCGCTGCGCTCGGAACTCACGGTGCACGCCCTGCCCATGCTCAACCCGGATGGGGCCGAGCGCTTCCAGCGGGTAAACGCCCAGGGAATCGACATCAACCGGGATGCACTGAGGCTCCAGACGCCCGAGGGCCGGACGCTCAAGGCCCTCCGGGATCGGCTCCAGCCTTGTTTGGGCTTCAACCTTCACAACCAGGATTGGCGCACCGCCGTGGAGAAGACCCGGAAGCCCGCTTCCATTTCTTTGCTGGCGCCCGCGTTTGATGAGGCGCGCAGCGACAACGCGGGGCGGGTGCTGGCGAAAAAGGTGTGTGCGGTCATCCGGGACGCGCTCGAGCCGCTCATCCCAGGACAGATCGGCCGGTACAGCGATGCGTTCGAGGTCCGGGCGTTCGGGGACAACATCGGCCGGTGGGGCACGCCCACGGTGCTCATCGAGACCGGCCCGTGGCCCACGGCGGACCATGACGAGGCGCAGCGCCGGCTGAACTTCGTGGCCCTGGTTTCGGCGCTGGAGGCGGTGGCGAGCGGGAAGGCGGAGGAAGCGGATGTGGGCCGCTACGAATCCATCCCGCTGAACGAGAGCAAGGGCTTGCTGCGCCTCGTGGTGAAGGGCGCGCAGGTCTTCGGTGAGGCAGGGGATGCCTTCACGGCGGACCTCGGGGTGGCGGCGAGCCCGGCGGTGCGGGAGCGGGCGGGCCAGGCGGTGGCGGTGATGGCGGGAGAAATCGCCGAGCTGGGCGACCTGCGGGTCTTCGGGGCCTTCGAAACGGTGGAGGCGGAGGGGCTCACGGCGGTGCCGCTGCCGCCCGGAGCGCTGAAGGAGGGGGACACGGTGCCCCTTCCTCCGAGGAAGGATTGCACGGTGCGTGTGGGGCACCCCGCGGAGCTGATGCTGCTGCGCCCGGACGGGCGGCCTGAGATGTGGCGCGTCGAACGGATCATCCGTTTCGACCGATAAAGGGGGCTACGTCCCACGCCCCGGCTGCCTAGGGTCGGGCCGCACATGTCCAGACGCGGCAAAGCTCCTTCCCAGAAGACGCAGGACGGTGGTGGCGTGGCGAAGGCCGTCAAGGTCCGGGGCGCCCGCGAGCACAACCTCAAGAACATCGACGTGGACATCCCCCGCGATGCCCTGGTCGTCTTCACGGGCGTGTCGGGCTCGGGCAAGTCGTCGCTCGCGTTCGGGACGCTCTATGCCGAGGCGCAGCGGCGCTATTTCGAGTCCGTGGCCCCCTATGCGCGGCGCCTGATGGACCAGGTGGGGGTGCCCGAAGTAGACGCCATCGAGGGCCTGCCCCCGGCGGTGGCCCTCCAGCAACAGCGCGGCAGCCCGACGACCCGCTCCTCGGTGGGCAGCGTCACCACGCTGTCGAACTCCCTGCGGCTGCTCTACTCGCGGGCGGGCCACTATCCGCCGGGTCAACCACACCTGGCCGCGGAGGCATTCTCTCCGAACACGCCCGCGGGGGCCTGTCCTCGGTGCCACGGGCTGGGCCGGGTCTACGAGGTGACCGAACGCTCGATGGTGCCCGATGACACGCTCACCATCCGCGATCGGGCGGTCGCCGCCTGGCCGCCCGCGTGGCATGGCCAGAACCTCCGGGACATCCTGGTGACGCTGGGCTACGACGTGGATCGCCCCTGGCGGGAGCTGCCCCAGAAGGACCGGGACTGGATCCTCTTCACGGAGGAACAGCCCACCGTGCCGGTGTACGCGGGCTTCACCCCGGCGGAGACGCGCCAGGCACTCAAGCGCAAGGAGACGCCCAGCTACATGGGGACGTTCACGAGTGCCCGCCGGTACGTCTTGCAGACCTTCGCCACCACGGAGAGCGCGTCGATCAAGAAGCGGGTGTCGCGCTACCTCCTGAGCACCGAGTGCCCGGTGTGCGAGGGCAAGCGGCTGCGGCGCGAGGCCCTGTCGGTGACGTTCGCGGGGCTCGACATCGGCGAGCTGTCGAGGTTGCCGCTGGGCCGCGTGGCGGAGGTGCTGCGCCCCACGGCGGAGGGAACCGCGCCGGGGCTGGAGAAATGGAGGCGGGAGCACCCGGAGAAAGCGCTCGTCGCCGAGCGGTTCACCCAGGACCTGCTGGGGCGAATCAAGGTGCTGACCGGGCTGGGGCTGGGCTACCTCTCGCTGGAGCGCAGCACGCCCACGCTCTCGCCCGGAGAGCTCCAGCGGTTGCGGCTCGCCACGCAGATTCGCTCCCAGTTGTTCGGCGTGGTGTACGTGCTCGACGAGCCCTCGGCGGGGCTCCATCCGGCGGACACGCAGGCGCTCCTGGCGGCGCTCGCGCAACTGAAGGGCGCGGGCAATTCGCTCTTCGTGGTCGAGCACGAGGTGGATGTGATCCGCGAGGCGGACTGGATCGTGGACGTGGGACCGGCGGCGGGGGAGCAGGGGGGACACGTGCTCTACAGCGGCCCGCCCGAGGGGCTCGAAGCCGTCGAAGCCTCCCAGACGCGCCGCTACCTGCTCGGACACGGGAAAGTGGCGAGACGAACCCCCCGTGCCCCCAAGGGGTGGCTGTGCCTGGAAGGGGTCAGCCGCAACAACCTGCATAACCTCGACGTCCGCTTCCCGCTGGGGGTGTTCACCTCCGTGACGGGGATTTCGGGCTCGGGCAAGTCGAGCCTGGTGAGCCAGGTGCTGGTGGAACTGGTGTCGAAACACCTGGGCCACGAATTGGCTCCGGAGGAGGACGAGGGTGAGGAGCTGGAGCGGACGCCCACCCTGACCTCGGGGGGCCGCATCACGGAGGGGATGGAAGGCGTGACGCGGCTGGTGCGAGTCGATCAGAAACCGATCGGGCGCACCCCGCGCTCCAATCTGGCGACGTACACGGGCCTCTTCGACAGCGTGCGAAAGCTCTTCGCCGCGACGAAGGCGGCGAGGGCCCGGCGCTACGACGCCGGACGTTTCTCGTTCAACGTGCCCAAGGGCCGCTGCGAGACCTGCGAGGGAGAGGGCTTTGTCAGCGTCGAGCTGATCTTCCTTCCGGATGTCTTCGCGCCCTGTCCCACGTGCCACGGCGCCCGCTACAACGCGAAGACGCTGGAAATCCAATACAAGGACAAGAACATCGCCGAGGTGCTGGGGATGACGGTGGACGGGGCGTATGCGTTCTTCAAGGACGAGCCGCACCTGACCCGGTCCTTGGGGGTCTTGAGGGAAGTCGGCCTCGGCTACCTGCGGCTGGGCCAACCCGCGACCGAGCTGTCTGGGGGCGAGGCCCAGCGGATCAAACTGGCGACTGAGCTGCAACGGGTGCAGCGAGGCAACACGCTCTACGTGCTGGATGAGCCCACGACGGGCCTGCACCCGGCGGACGTCGAGAAGCTCCTGGTGCAGCTCAATGGACTGGTGGACCAGGGCAACACCATCATCCTCGTTGAGCACGACATGCGCGTCGTCTCGCAGAGTGACTGGGTCATCGACGTCGGCCCAGGGGCAGGAGACGAGGGGGGAAGGGTGGTGGCCGCCGGAACACCGGAGGAGGTCTCCCAGCTGGCCAAGAGCCGCACCGCGCCTTTCCTGAAGCATTTCCTCTCGGAAATGCGGGATGAGTCGGCCCAAAAAGGAGGGCTGACGTGAGGCAACCCAGGAGGTAGGATGCATGAAGGCTGAAGGCCACCGCCTTGCCTGGAGGTGTGCCGTGAACAACCTCACTCCCGAGATGCTTCCGACCGGTACCGTCTTGGGCTCATGGCAGCTGGACGGCCGCGCGGGCTATGGGGCGTACGGGGTGGTCTACCGGGCGCACAAGGTGGGGCAGACAGAAGCCCAACCGGTGGCCCTCAAACTGGCACGCTACCCGAATGATCCCCGCTTCGAGCGCGAGGCGGGACTGCTGGCCCAGATTCAGCACGCTCGTGTCCCTTGCCTGCTGGGAAGGGGCACCTGGAAAGGGGGTCCTCGAGGGGACACCTATCCGTATGTGGTGATGCAGTGGGTGGAGGGCCTGCGGTTGTACGACTGGGCCAAAGAGCATGCGCCCTCGTCCCGCCAGACGTTGCGGCTGCTGGCCGAGGTGGCGTGGGCGCTGGAGGCCACCCACGCGGTGAAAGGGCTTCACCGGGACGTGAAAGGGGACAACATTTTGGTCAGTCCCGAGGGCCATGCCTTCCTCATGGATTTCGGATGTGGGACCTGGAAAGAGGCTCCCCCGCTCACCCAGGGGCTGTTGGCGCCTGGCACCAAGCTCTACCGCAGTGCCCAGGCGCTGAGGTTCCATTGGAACCACCGCCATGCGACCAGCCCCCAGTACCAAGCCACACCCGCGGATGATGTGTACGCGCTGGGGGTGACGGCCTACCGGCTGTGCACGGGAATTTACCCACCCCTGGCGACGGACCCCTCCATCGTAGGAGATGATGGACGAGACACCCATGAGGCGCTGGTGCCTCCGAGTCAGGTGAAGCCGATGGCGCCCTCGTTGGAGTCCTTCATCCTCCGCATGCTTTCCGACAAGCCCCAGGAGCGAGGCAGCGCCGGTGAGCTGGCCGCTGCCATGGATGCCTTGGCGGCGGGCGCCGAGACTGAAGCAGGTGAGTCGCTGAGCCCAAGCCGTTCCGGCGAGCCCTCTGAAGGCACAAGCCCACCCTCCGCAGAGGCGCGCCATGGGGAGTCTTGGCCCATGGGGTTTCTTCCCTTGGCCGCCGGGCTTCTCCTCGCGGTCTCTGGGAATCTGAACCTGGAGGGGGTCTTGGCACCCCCTTCTGGCATGAGGGATGGCGGAACCGGGGGCGTAGCGGACGCGGCCGTGGAGGAGTTGCTGGTGCCCAACTCGCAAAAAGAGCCCAAGGTGAATGGACTGACCCTTGATATGCCCAAGGAGCCTTTACCGGGACAACGCCGTCCACCATGCCCGCGCCTACAGACAAGCATACGGGGGGGATGTTGGGTCGAAATCGTTCAAGCCTCCCCTCCTTGCGGAGAGAGCTTTTATGACTGGAAAGGAGCCTGTTACGTTCCAGTCGGTGTACCACCAAGGCCCAACACATCGGATAAATATTAAAAATGGAAGCTCCCGATGTCCGACGAGAATGTGGAGTTAAGGAGTGCTTCGAAAGCAAGACACAGACATGCTGAATCTGGATAGCGTCTTCATGGCTCTTGAGGCGTGAGTTCGTAAGGTACGCATGAGCGGCGTGCGCGCGGTGGAGACCTTGGCAGAGTGGCTTGAATAGGAGGAGTCGATAAGCACTGCGCTGACCATGCCGTGGAGCAACGTCCAGGCGGAAGGACAGATTGCGAAGCTCAAAATTCCTCAAGCGTCAGATGTACGGACGCGCCAGCTTCGATTTGCTACGGCGTCGTGGGCTTCTCGCTACGTCATCCACACGAAGTGCGCGAGAGCCACAAAGCCAGGGTAGGCTCAAAGTGTTTGAACCTTCCCTGGGGGCTACGCGGTCAAGAGCTTACGGAAGGTCAGCTGTCCGGGCCTGTGGATTTTTCATCCGGGACAAGGCGCGCGCATCGCTGAGTGCCTTGCCGGGTAAAGTTGGCGGTGTCTCCACTGGGAACGATGTTGGAGAACGAGAGCACGATACGTGCCTTTCCTGAACTAGGCTGAGGCCTTCTTCAATCAAGAGAGTGTCCCATGGCAATTCGTTTGATCGCAGCGATCCTGCTGTTGACACTGCTCAGTGCGTGCGCCACCCCGCCTGGAGTACGCCTCGACACGGGGCAGCGGGGGGCGCCCCTCGAACATCGGCAGGCCCCGTTGAACAAGTCCGTGAAAGTGGACGCGAACGCGTTCTCGGAAGCGTTGACCCAGTTGGTGCTGACTGCGCCGCTGACGCTCCGTGTTCCCCAGCAAGGTTGGCTGGTGCGCACCTCCTACCCCAGCAAGGGCGCGGATACCCACTGGCAGCGCCTGATGATCAAGAGCTTTGGGGGCATCTGCAAGCCGACCCAGTATGGGGACAACTGCCTATCGATGCTCGACGACGTGAAAGGCTTGAGCGAGTGGGACAAGTTGGGGGTGGCCTTGGGCTTGTCGATCGAGCCCCTCAAAGAGAGCATCGCCAAGGCGGTGGAGAAAACCTTGGCCCCCCACCTCTTCTATACCGTTGTTGCAACAGGGCTCATAACCTGGGCCATTTTGGCCGCCAACCCCGAGCCTGTGTTTACCAAGGCGGCGGCCGTCGTCTCCGCACTGATGTTGATTTACTTGGGAGTGGAGACCTTCCTGGACGTGGTGGACGCGAGCCGGGAGTTGAAGAGTGCCACCGGCCGGGCCATGACCTGGGAAGAACTGCAACTGGCGAGTCAGCGCTTCGCGAATCGGGTGGGGCCGGAGGTAGCACGCGTCTTCGTCCTCGCGGTGACGGTGATGGTGAGCCATGGCATGACCAATGGCGCTGCGCTGCTGTCCTCGCGGCTATCGATGC
Protein-coding sequences here:
- a CDS encoding M14 family metallopeptidase, with protein sequence MITEVWDTVRFQELPPLPLVRHGQVEAWVRRLLEKAPGLFQGEVVGHSVEGRALHHVWFGSGPRHVLLWSQMHGDEPTATTALFELFEYIRCYREHPRVEALRSELTVHALPMLNPDGAERFQRVNAQGIDINRDALRLQTPEGRTLKALRDRLQPCLGFNLHNQDWRTAVEKTRKPASISLLAPAFDEARSDNAGRVLAKKVCAVIRDALEPLIPGQIGRYSDAFEVRAFGDNIGRWGTPTVLIETGPWPTADHDEAQRRLNFVALVSALEAVASGKAEEADVGRYESIPLNESKGLLRLVVKGAQVFGEAGDAFTADLGVAASPAVRERAGQAVAVMAGEIAELGDLRVFGAFETVEAEGLTAVPLPPGALKEGDTVPLPPRKDCTVRVGHPAELMLLRPDGRPEMWRVERIIRFDR
- a CDS encoding serine/threonine-protein kinase, with the translated sequence MNNLTPEMLPTGTVLGSWQLDGRAGYGAYGVVYRAHKVGQTEAQPVALKLARYPNDPRFEREAGLLAQIQHARVPCLLGRGTWKGGPRGDTYPYVVMQWVEGLRLYDWAKEHAPSSRQTLRLLAEVAWALEATHAVKGLHRDVKGDNILVSPEGHAFLMDFGCGTWKEAPPLTQGLLAPGTKLYRSAQALRFHWNHRHATSPQYQATPADDVYALGVTAYRLCTGIYPPLATDPSIVGDDGRDTHEALVPPSQVKPMAPSLESFILRMLSDKPQERGSAGELAAAMDALAAGAETEAGESLSPSRSGEPSEGTSPPSAEARHGESWPMGFLPLAAGLLLAVSGNLNLEGVLAPPSGMRDGGTGGVADAAVEELLVPNSQKEPKVNGLTLDMPKEPLPGQRRPPCPRLQTSIRGGCWVEIVQASPPCGESFYDWKGACYVPVGVPPRPNTSDKY
- the uvrA gene encoding excinuclease ABC subunit UvrA, coding for MSRRGKAPSQKTQDGGGVAKAVKVRGAREHNLKNIDVDIPRDALVVFTGVSGSGKSSLAFGTLYAEAQRRYFESVAPYARRLMDQVGVPEVDAIEGLPPAVALQQQRGSPTTRSSVGSVTTLSNSLRLLYSRAGHYPPGQPHLAAEAFSPNTPAGACPRCHGLGRVYEVTERSMVPDDTLTIRDRAVAAWPPAWHGQNLRDILVTLGYDVDRPWRELPQKDRDWILFTEEQPTVPVYAGFTPAETRQALKRKETPSYMGTFTSARRYVLQTFATTESASIKKRVSRYLLSTECPVCEGKRLRREALSVTFAGLDIGELSRLPLGRVAEVLRPTAEGTAPGLEKWRREHPEKALVAERFTQDLLGRIKVLTGLGLGYLSLERSTPTLSPGELQRLRLATQIRSQLFGVVYVLDEPSAGLHPADTQALLAALAQLKGAGNSLFVVEHEVDVIREADWIVDVGPAAGEQGGHVLYSGPPEGLEAVEASQTRRYLLGHGKVARRTPRAPKGWLCLEGVSRNNLHNLDVRFPLGVFTSVTGISGSGKSSLVSQVLVELVSKHLGHELAPEEDEGEELERTPTLTSGGRITEGMEGVTRLVRVDQKPIGRTPRSNLATYTGLFDSVRKLFAATKAARARRYDAGRFSFNVPKGRCETCEGEGFVSVELIFLPDVFAPCPTCHGARYNAKTLEIQYKDKNIAEVLGMTVDGAYAFFKDEPHLTRSLGVLREVGLGYLRLGQPATELSGGEAQRIKLATELQRVQRGNTLYVLDEPTTGLHPADVEKLLVQLNGLVDQGNTIILVEHDMRVVSQSDWVIDVGPGAGDEGGRVVAAGTPEEVSQLAKSRTAPFLKHFLSEMRDESAQKGGLT